Proteins from a single region of Paenibacillus sp. BIHB 4019:
- a CDS encoding extracellular solute-binding protein has translation MKRKMGLVILSSALLVGLMSACSQNNAPNEGTAAGSPANAGASSPAAGAEKLTEIPLPITNEAFTINYWRANDAKLTASMDNFGEMASYKKKEELTGIKVKFTHPPLGQQKDQFNLLIATKELPDVIYYNWADAVGGPEKMIEDGRIIRLNELIDQYAPNLKGIIESDPDVLKQIALDDGTIYMFPLLKLDALKLNATTGPIVRKDWLDKLNLKTPTTIDEWHTVLKAFKEQDPNGNGKQDELPFTGNWGPGNLTKLHDFSPAFGVIGGFQMKGGKVAFGPIEPEYKSFLETMAAWYKEGLIDPEIMTNDGKAFDYKITNNLAGSYLGGVFSGMGKYFNLMRDSDPNFNLTGAPWPVSPDGNAYATFNMNNKVLTYGEAITSSADEDKLKYIVQWMDFNYSAQGSDLFNFGIEGESYEKDGDAIKFTGLITDNPNGLTYDQALASYALSIMDGPINQDSKYLDALLFDQGQRDANAEWMKASSELTLPPIRLTLDEASTVTSIMSQVNTYLNETMTAIINGQKPIAEFDKMVETIKSMGIDQAVEMHQAAYERYQTK, from the coding sequence GTGAAAAGAAAAATGGGGTTGGTCATTTTGTCCTCGGCGCTGCTTGTCGGCCTGATGTCAGCATGCTCGCAAAACAATGCGCCAAATGAAGGAACAGCAGCAGGCAGTCCGGCCAATGCAGGGGCATCCAGTCCAGCAGCCGGCGCAGAGAAACTGACGGAAATACCGCTGCCGATTACGAATGAAGCGTTCACGATTAATTATTGGCGTGCGAATGATGCGAAGCTGACCGCCTCGATGGACAACTTTGGGGAAATGGCCTCGTATAAGAAAAAAGAAGAGCTGACGGGAATCAAGGTGAAATTCACACACCCGCCGCTAGGACAGCAGAAGGATCAGTTCAACCTGCTCATTGCAACGAAGGAGCTTCCAGACGTCATCTACTATAACTGGGCGGATGCAGTAGGCGGTCCTGAGAAAATGATCGAGGACGGGCGGATCATTCGCTTGAACGAGCTGATCGACCAATACGCGCCAAATCTGAAGGGCATTATTGAATCCGATCCGGATGTGCTGAAGCAAATTGCCCTTGATGACGGCACGATCTATATGTTCCCGCTTCTGAAGCTGGATGCGCTCAAGCTGAATGCAACAACGGGCCCCATCGTGCGCAAGGACTGGCTCGACAAGCTCAATTTGAAAACGCCTACAACGATTGATGAATGGCATACGGTGCTTAAGGCGTTCAAGGAACAGGACCCGAACGGCAACGGCAAGCAGGATGAGCTTCCGTTTACGGGCAACTGGGGACCGGGAAATTTGACGAAGCTGCATGATTTTTCTCCAGCCTTCGGAGTCATTGGCGGCTTCCAAATGAAGGGCGGAAAAGTGGCTTTCGGGCCAATCGAGCCTGAATACAAAAGTTTCCTGGAGACGATGGCAGCCTGGTATAAAGAAGGGCTGATTGATCCGGAAATTATGACGAATGACGGCAAAGCTTTTGACTATAAAATTACGAATAATTTAGCCGGCTCCTACTTGGGCGGTGTGTTCAGCGGCATGGGCAAATACTTCAACCTGATGAGGGATAGCGATCCGAATTTTAATCTGACAGGTGCGCCATGGCCGGTATCGCCGGATGGCAATGCCTATGCGACCTTCAATATGAACAATAAGGTGCTGACTTATGGCGAAGCGATCACATCAAGCGCCGATGAAGACAAGCTGAAATATATCGTGCAATGGATGGATTTTAATTACAGCGCGCAAGGCAGCGACTTGTTCAACTTTGGCATCGAGGGCGAGAGCTATGAGAAGGACGGCGATGCTATCAAGTTCACGGGCCTCATCACTGATAATCCGAACGGCTTGACCTATGATCAGGCGCTGGCTTCTTATGCGTTATCGATTATGGATGGCCCAATCAATCAGGACAGCAAATATTTGGACGCCCTGTTGTTCGATCAAGGCCAGCGGGATGCCAACGCGGAGTGGATGAAAGCGAGCTCCGAGCTGACGCTTCCTCCTATCCGCCTGACGCTGGACGAAGCAAGCACGGTCACTTCCATTATGAGCCAAGTCAATACGTACTTGAACGAGACGATGACAGCGATCATTAATGGGCAGAAGCCGATTGCCGAGTTCGATAAAATGGTAGAGACGATTAAGAGCATGGGCATTGACCAAGCTGTGGAAATGCACCAAGCGGCATACGAAAGATACCAAACGAAATAA
- a CDS encoding carbohydrate ABC transporter permease, producing the protein MKRSSGEHVFDFFNVIMLCCIIAVSFYPMLYVLNSSISDPDQLLRSRSLMLLPEGFQLEAYKYVFQNPKIYNGYLNTLFYVVVGTLVNLLMTALAAYALSRMDLFGRKTFMQLITFTMFFGGGMIPSFLLIQNLGLVDTRLAMIIPGAISTFYFLIMKTSFESIPISLIESAKLDGANDFLILFRIVLPLSKSILAVMSLYYAVDHWNDYVGPMLYLRSQELYPIQIVMRDILISSSTESMGAGVDTGFAIGENIKYATIIISTLPIMLVYPFIQKFFVQGALIGAVKQ; encoded by the coding sequence ATAGCTGTATCCTTTTATCCGATGCTGTATGTGCTGAATTCTTCGATTAGCGATCCAGATCAATTGCTGCGCTCAAGGTCGCTCATGCTGCTGCCCGAAGGCTTCCAGCTTGAGGCTTATAAATATGTGTTTCAAAACCCGAAAATTTATAACGGTTACTTGAACACGCTATTTTATGTCGTAGTTGGAACGCTGGTCAATTTGCTGATGACGGCTTTAGCTGCCTATGCGCTGTCCAGAATGGATTTATTCGGCCGAAAAACGTTTATGCAGCTCATTACCTTTACGATGTTTTTTGGCGGCGGCATGATCCCAAGCTTCCTGCTTATTCAGAATTTGGGGCTGGTGGATACCCGCCTGGCGATGATCATCCCTGGTGCCATCAGCACCTTCTACTTCTTGATTATGAAAACGAGCTTCGAGAGCATTCCGATAAGCTTGATCGAGTCCGCGAAGCTGGATGGAGCTAATGATTTTCTAATCTTATTTCGTATCGTCCTGCCTTTATCCAAATCGATTTTGGCGGTCATGTCGCTGTACTACGCGGTCGACCATTGGAATGATTATGTAGGTCCGATGCTGTATTTGCGAAGCCAGGAGCTGTATCCGATCCAGATTGTAATGCGGGATATTTTAATTAGCAGCAGTACGGAGTCGATGGGCGCCGGCGTGGACACGGGCTTTGCTATTGGAGAGAACATTAAATACGCCACGATCATTATTTCTACGCTGCCGATTATGCTGGTGTATCCGTTTATTCAAAAGTTTTTTGTTCAAGGCGCTTTAATCGGTGCCGTGAAACAATAA
- a CDS encoding sensor histidine kinase, translating to MAVYRNLSIKRKMFLMVFLIMTLIITIAYSSLYYAYSIYDRQLYDKSYRLLNLSSTTIDMELKKLESMSLTIISDSQIQRGLKDLLQDDAEYAGYITRKKITDQLWAHISNAERYVQSVHLIDSKQRVSKYGESPSFSEEKYARMIKEAVAGKGEVRWLYPDASDPMLIMVREVRAYEPLTLEPVGILFLRINIERLVEDYAGTASQSSDILLKSGKDVVYPYGQMPEGVAVAFQPLKAGDGYEIKKVNKETTFLSQKKSSYTGWMYYNIVPYNHIFETVVWLKNSLVIVYSLTFIVVVAIGMAFARSLTRPIRQLISQMKEVQYGDLDSMDASMSAPAFQQMDEVGLLQRTYRMMITRINTLIKENYANQLIIKETEFKALQAQINPHFLYNALDSIHWLAKKNAQQQISSMVVSLGYLLRSSISLKQNVITVAEELETVKHYITIQKYRFQNRLDFHMDVPVSCYAAAIPKLTLQPLLENAVQYGLEPMIEPCTIRLYAEWGEGKLALIVEDGGPGMEEAYVQRVLSGEAETRGNGIGILNIKNRIKLAFGESYGLGIDSRAGGGTKVSVLIPCVQED from the coding sequence ATGGCGGTATATCGGAATCTGAGCATCAAGCGAAAAATGTTTCTCATGGTCTTTCTGATCATGACCCTTATTATTACGATTGCTTACAGCTCCTTATATTATGCCTATTCGATTTATGACAGACAGCTATATGACAAATCCTATCGGCTCTTGAATTTATCGTCCACCACGATAGATATGGAGCTGAAGAAGCTGGAATCGATGTCGCTCACCATTATTTCAGATTCACAAATTCAGCGAGGATTAAAGGATTTGCTTCAGGATGATGCGGAATATGCCGGTTACATAACCCGCAAGAAGATAACCGATCAACTGTGGGCGCATATTAGCAATGCTGAACGTTATGTGCAATCTGTTCATCTTATCGACTCCAAACAGCGGGTCAGCAAATATGGAGAGTCCCCATCCTTCTCGGAGGAAAAATATGCCCGCATGATTAAAGAAGCGGTGGCGGGAAAAGGCGAAGTCCGCTGGCTTTACCCGGATGCTTCCGACCCTATGCTCATTATGGTCAGGGAGGTGCGGGCGTATGAGCCATTGACGCTGGAGCCCGTCGGCATATTATTTTTGCGGATTAATATTGAGAGACTAGTGGAGGACTATGCGGGCACGGCGAGTCAGAGTAGTGATATTTTGCTTAAATCAGGGAAGGATGTCGTCTATCCGTACGGGCAAATGCCAGAAGGCGTGGCTGTTGCCTTTCAGCCGCTAAAGGCGGGAGACGGCTACGAGATCAAGAAGGTCAATAAGGAGACAACCTTTCTGTCGCAGAAAAAATCCTCTTATACCGGATGGATGTATTACAATATCGTCCCGTACAATCATATTTTTGAAACGGTCGTGTGGCTGAAAAATTCGCTCGTTATTGTCTATAGCCTGACCTTTATTGTCGTTGTTGCCATCGGGATGGCCTTTGCCCGCAGCTTGACGAGGCCCATTCGCCAGTTAATCAGCCAGATGAAGGAGGTACAGTATGGCGACCTGGACAGCATGGATGCCAGCATGTCCGCACCTGCATTTCAGCAAATGGATGAAGTAGGGCTGCTGCAGCGAACGTATCGAATGATGATTACTCGCATTAATACGCTGATTAAAGAAAATTACGCCAACCAGCTTATCATTAAGGAAACGGAGTTCAAGGCGCTGCAGGCGCAGATCAATCCTCATTTTTTGTATAATGCGCTCGATTCAATCCATTGGCTGGCCAAAAAAAATGCGCAGCAGCAAATATCCAGCATGGTCGTCTCGCTAGGTTATTTGCTGCGCTCCTCGATCAGCTTAAAGCAAAATGTGATTACCGTTGCCGAAGAGCTTGAAACGGTGAAGCATTACATTACGATTCAAAAATACCGATTTCAAAATCGGCTGGATTTTCATATGGATGTGCCTGTCTCCTGTTATGCCGCTGCCATCCCTAAGCTTACTTTGCAGCCTCTATTGGAAAATGCCGTGCAATACGGTTTGGAGCCTATGATTGAGCCCTGTACGATCCGGCTTTATGCGGAGTGGGGGGAAGGGAAGCTCGCGCTTATTGTCGAGGACGGCGGGCCGGGCATGGAGGAAGCTTATGTGCAGCGTGTGCTGAGCGGAGAGGCGGAAACACGGGGGAACGGCATTGGCATTTTGAATATTAAAAACCGGATCAAGCTCGCTTTCGGCGAAAGCTATGGGCTAGGAATTGACAGCCGGGCGGGGGGCGGAACGAAAGTCAGCGTCCTTATTCCGTGTGTGCAGGAGGATTAA